One genomic region from Chionomys nivalis chromosome 17, mChiNiv1.1, whole genome shotgun sequence encodes:
- the LOC130888457 gene encoding mucin-like protein 2 yields MKLLVLVMLLGVSTILVSCQDAATESPGTSDTAASTGAADETSNTEPEAAAETSTTESEAEAESTDEVTEAAPEETQAEEGNEDVTEEKPKENIIDKGKTVISKIIEKLKKDLSFLG; encoded by the exons ATGAAGCTCCTGGTACTCGTTATGTTGCTTGGTGTCTCTACTATCCTGGTCTCTTGCC agGACGCAGCCACAGAGAGCCCTGGCACTTCTGATACTG CTGCTTCTACAGGTGCTGCAGACGAAACCAGCAACACTGAACCTGAGGCAGCAGCTGAAACCAGCACCACTGAATCTGAGGCAGAAGCTGAATCTACTGATGAGGTCACTGAAGCTGCCCCTGAAGAAACCCAGGCAGAAGAAGGCAATGAAGATGTCACTGAAGAAAAGCCCAAAGAAAACATCATTGACAAAGGAAAAaccg tTATCAGTAAAATTAttgaaaaactgaagaaagatTTATCTTTCCTGGGATGA